The Pan paniscus chromosome 3, NHGRI_mPanPan1-v2.0_pri, whole genome shotgun sequence genome includes a window with the following:
- the ENAM gene encoding enamelin, giving the protein MLVLRCRLGTSFPKLDNLVPKGKMKILLVFLGLLGNSVAMPMHMPRMPGFSSKSEEMMRYNQFTFMNGPHMAHLGPFFGNGLPQQFPQYQMPMWPQPPPNTWHPRKSSAPKRHNKTDQTQETQKPNQTQSKKPPQKRPLKQPSHNQPQPEEEAQPPQAFPPFGNGLFPYQQPPWQIPQRLPPPGYGRPPMSNEEGGNPYFGYFGYHGFGGRPPYYSEEMFEQDFEKPKEEDPPKAESPGTEPTANSTVTETNSTQPNPKGSQGGNDTSPTGNSTPGLNTGNNPPAQNGIGPLPAVNASGQGGPGSQIPWRPSQPNIRENHPYPNIRNFPSGRQWYFTGTVMGHRQNRPFYRNQQVPRGPRWNSFAWEGKQVARPGNPVYHKAYPPTSRGNYPNYAGNPANLRRKPQGPNKHPVGTTVAPLGPKPGPVVRNEKIQNPREKPLGPKEQIIVPTKNPTSPWRNSQQYEVNKSNYKLPHSEGYMPVPNFNSVDQHENSYYPRGDSRKVPNSDGQTQSQNLPKGIVLGSRRMPYESETNQPELKHSSYQPAVYPEEIPSPAKEHFPAGRNTWDHQEISPPFKEDPGRQEEHLPHPSHGSRGSVFYPEYNPYDPRENSPYLRGNTWDERDDSPNTMGQKESPLYPINTPDQKETVPYNEEDPVDPTGDEVFPGQNRWGEELSFKGGPTVRHYEGEQYTSNQPKEYLPYSLDNPSKPREDFYYSEFYPWSPDENFPSYNTAPTMPPPIESRGYYINNAAGPEESTLFPSRNSWDHRIQAQGQRERRPYFNRNIWDQATHLQKAPARPPDQKGNQPYYSNTPAGLQKNPIWHEGENLNYGMQITRMNSPEREHSSFPNFIPPSYPSGQKEAHLFHLSQRGSCCAGSSTGPKDNPLALQDYTPSYGLAPGENQDTSPLYTDGSHTKQTRDIVSPTSTLPGQRNSSEKRESQNPFRDDVSTLRRNTPCAIKNQLGQKEIMPFPEASSLQSKNTPCLRNDLGGDGNNILEQVFEDNQLNERTIDLTPEQLVIGTPDEGSNPEGIQSQVQENESERQQQRPSNILHLPCFGSKLANHHSSTTGTPSSDGRQSPFDGDSITPTENPNTLVELATEEQFKSINVDPLDADEHSPFEFLQRGTNVQDQVQDCLLLQA; this is encoded by the exons GtaccaaaaggaaaaatgaagattcTCCTGGTCTTTCTAGGGCTTCTTGGTAATTCTGTTGCTATGCCa ATGCACATGCCCCGAATGCCTGGATTTAGCAGTAAAAGTGAGGAG ATGATGCGGTATAATCAATTCACCTTTATGAACGGCCCACAT ATGGCACACCTGGGgcccttctttggaaacggtctCCCTCAGCAATTTCCACAGTACCAGATGCCCATGTGGCCTCAGCCACCACCCAACACATGGCATCCACGGAAATCCTCAGCACCCAAACGTCATAACAAGACTGATCAGACCCAAGAAACCCAGAAACCCAACCAGACTCAGTCAAAAAAGCCACCACAAAAGCGGCCTTTGAAGCAGCCGTCACATAATCAACCTCAGCCCGAAGAGGAAGCTCAACCCCCTCAG gCATTCCCACCATTTGGAAATGGGCTATTCCCCTATCAACAACCACCATGGCAAATTCCACAg AGGTTACCACCACCAGGTTATGGACGCCCACCAATGAGCAATGAAGAAGGCGGG AATCCTTACTTTGGATATTTTGGATATCATGGCTTTGGGGGTCGCCCTCCTTATTATTcagaagaaatgtttgaacaAGATTTTGAAAAACCCAAAGAAGAAGATCCTCCTAAAGCAGAAAGTCCAGGCACAGAACCCACAGCTAATTCAACAGTCACTGAGACGAATTCTACCCAACCAAATCCTAAAGGGAGTCAGGGAGGAAATGACACCAGCCCCACAGGAAACAGTACCCCAGGACTAAACACTGGGAACAACCCTCCAGCTCAAAATGGGATTGGCCCACTCCCTGCAGTCAACgcttcaggccagggagggccagGAAGTCAAATCCCATGGAGACCAAGTCAGCCAAATATTCGTGAAAATCATCCATATCCTAATATAAGAAATTTTCCTTCAGGAAGACAGTGGTATTTCACTGGTACTGTCATGGGGCACAGACAGAATAGGCCTTTTTACAGAAATCAACAAGTTCCAAGGGGTCCTCGGTGGAACTCCTTTGCTTGGGAAGGTAAACAAGTAGCTCGTCCAGGAAATCCAGTTTATCACAAAGCTTACCCTCCTACTTCAAGAGGCAATTATCCCAATTATGCAGGAAATCCAGCAAATCTCAGAAGAAAGCCTCAGGGGCCAAATAAACACCCTGTAGGAACTACTGTTGCCCCACTGGGTCCCAAACCTGGCCCTGTTGTTCGcaatgaaaaaatccaaaatccaaggGAGAAGCCCCTGGGTCCCAAAGAACAAATAATAGTTCCTACAAAGAATCCAACCAGCCCCTGGAGAAACTCTCAACAGTATGAAGTtaataaatcaaattataaaCTGCCTCACTCTGAGGGTTATATGCCAGTCCCAAATTTTAATTCTGTTGATCAACATGAAAACTCCTATTACCCAAGAGGAGATTCCAGAAAAGTCCCAAATTCTGATGGACAAACCCAAAGCCAGAATTTGCCCAAAGGGATTGTTTTAGGGTCAAGAAGGATGCCATATGAATCAGAAACTAATCAGCCAGAATTAAAGCACAGCTCATATCAGCCTGCTGTATACCCTGAGGAAATCCCTTCTCCTgcaaaagaacattttcctgcTGGAAGAAATACTTGGGACCACCAAGAAATCTCTCCACCTTTTAAGGAAGATCCAGGGAGGCAAGAAGAACATTTACCCCATCCTTCCCATGGTTCTAGAGGAAGTGTTTTCTACCCTGAATATAACCCATATGATCCCAGGGAAAACTCACCGTACCTTAGAGGCAATACATGGGATGAGAGAGATGATTCTCCCAATACTATGGGGCAAAAAGAAAGTCCACTCTACCCCATAAATACCCCAGACCAGAAGGAGACAGTCCCTTATAATGAAGAGGACCCAGTTGATCCAACTGGAGATGAAGTCTTTCCTGGACAAAATAGATGGGGTGAAGAGTTGAGCTTCAAAGGAGGCCCAACAGTTAGGCACTATGAAGGTGAACAATATACCTCAAATCAGCCAAAGGAATATCTTCCCTATTCTTTAGATAATCCATCAAAACCAAGGGAGGATTTTTATTATAGTGAATTTTACCCATGGAGCCCGGATGAGAATTTTCCATCATATAATACAGCTCCTACTATGCCACCACCTATAGAGAGCAGGGGCTACTACATTAATAATGCCGCTGGACCAGAAGAAAGCACTCTATTTCCTTCACGGAATTCCTGGGACCACAGGATACAAGCCCAagggcagagagaaagaaggcCGTATTTTAACAGAAATATCTGGGATCAGGCAACACATTTACAAAAAGCCCCAGCTAGGCCACCAGACCAGAAAGGTAACCAGCCCTATTACAGTAACACCCCAGCTGGGCTTCAGAAAAATCCAATATGGCATGAAGGTGAGAATTTGAACTATGGCATGCAAATAACTAGGATGAATTCTCCAGAGAGAGAACATTCATCTTTCCCTAACTTCATCCCACCAAGTTACCCATCAGGTCAAAAAGAAGCACATTTATTTCACCTAAGCCAGAGAGGCTCTTGCTGTGCTGGTAGCTCCACAGGGCCCAAGGACAATCCACTAGCTCTACAAGACTACACTCCATCCTATGGTCTTGCACCTGGGGAGAACCAAGACACCAGTcctctgtatacagatggtagtcaTACCAAGCAGACAAGAGATATCGTCTCCCCAACAAGCACCCTACCAGGCCAAAGAAACAGCTCAGAGAAGAGGGAAAGCCAAAACCCTTTTAGAGATGATGTGTCCACTCTGAGGAGGAACACACCATGTGCTATAAAGAATCAACTGGGCCAAAAGGAAATTATGCCCTTTCCTGAAGCCAGTTCCCTTCAATCAAAGAATACACCTTGTCTCAGAAATGATCTTGGAGGAGATGGGAACAACATTCTGGAACAAGTTTTTGAAGACAACCAGCTCAATGAAAGAACTATTGACCTTACTCCTGAGCAGCTTGTTATTGGTACACCTGATGAAGGCTCCAATCCAGAAGGCATCCAAAGTCAAGTCcaagaaaatgaaagtgagaGGCAACAGCAAAGACCATCTAACATTCTGCATTTGCCATGCTTTGGCTCCAAATTAGCAAACCATCACTCTTCCACCACTGGAACTCCATCTAGCGATGGAAGGCAAAGCCCATTTGATGGGGATTCAATTACGCCTACTGAAAATCCTAACACATTGGTTGAGTTAGCTACTGAGGAACAATTTAAGAGTATAAATGTAGACCCACTTGATGCAGATGAACACAGTCCATTTGAATTCCTTCAAAGAGGGACCAATGTACAGGACCAGGTACAAGACTGCTTACTACTTCAGGCCTAG
- the JCHAIN gene encoding immunoglobulin J chain: protein MKNHLLFWGVLAIFIKAVHVKAQEDERIVLVDNKCKCARITSRIIRSSEDPNEDIVERNIRIIVPLNNRENISDPTSPLRTRFVYHLSDLCKKCDPTEVELDNQIVTATQSNICDEDSATETCYTYDRNKCYRAVVPLVYGGETKMVETALTPDACYPD, encoded by the exons ATGAAGAACCATTTGCTTTTCTGGGGAGTCCTGGCCATTTTTATTAAGGCTGTTCATGTGAAAG CCCAAGAAGATGAAAGGATTGTTCTTGTTGACAACAAATGTAAGTGTGCCCGGATTACTTCCAGGATCATCCGTTCTTCCGAAGATCCTAATGAGGACATTGTGGAGAGAAACATCCGAATTAT tgttCCTCTGAACAACAGGGAGAATATCTCTGATCCCACCTCACCATTGAGAACCAGATTTGTGTACCATTTGTCTGACCt CTGTAAAAAATGTGATCCTACAGAAGTGGAGCTGGATAATCAGATAGTTACTGCTACCCAGAGCAATATCTGTGATGAAGACAGTGCTACAGAGACCTGCTACACTTATGACAGAAACAAGTGCTACAGAGCTGTGGTCCCACTCGTATATGGTGGTGAGACCAAAATGGTGGAAACAGCCTTAACCCCAGATGCCTGCTATCCTGACTAA